The following proteins are encoded in a genomic region of Pseudomonas saponiphila:
- a CDS encoding TonB-dependent receptor, with protein sequence MRVGSRTGVHAAGRLALAIHLGVAGLLAGGGLLHAAEPVGTAPQNAQQPRELDFDIPAQALGGAVLLFAEQAGVQVLFDSLRLHGLHSSPLKGHYGVEDGLARLLGGTPVEYRFTSERQVTLSRVQTAHDGALALAPTTISADLEGRQNDWVYNAPRSVSVVGREQLERNPPRHAAEMLEETSGVYSAVSQQDPGLSVNIRGLQDYGRVNMSVDGMRQNYQQSGHQQRNGTLYVDPELLSEVVVEKGATSTMGGAGVIGGIANFRTLEARDLLKPDQEIGGRIRLTSGLGGRSNGTHFIGSSAFAIGTQAWDMLLAASERHLGDYQPGTRGSIGELRTGAWMDPAINERVKHSKVAYSASLMRSRLAKLGLNLPQDQRLQLSYLTTEVVYDDANMMNTENQDQLWEKLGSSKVHSQNVGLDYSYTPDNPLIDFKAKLYYVDTSNDQSTLTRRSSPGYSITYQTDTYGAQAQNTSTFALGELSTLKANYGLEFFYDKVRPDSSQPVPKGSAVSASPAASMTPEGDRALGSLFTRLDFDYDGWLNLNAGLRYDRYRLRGETGINTRTFVIGKTPQQVSVPVAYDIDNQQGRFSPTFGLSVKPGVEWLQLFASYGKGWRPPAVTETMITGRPHGGGAESTFPNPFLKPERSTTWEAGVNLFKENLWFNDDRLGLKVAYFDTRVDDFIYMAMGVQPPGYGSPGIGNSAYVNDLGSTRFKGVEYQLDYDAGRAYGQLNYTHMIGDNDFCTKIAWLGGVTQPVKSGTGRGAIVTGMRPDEAANNASRCNAAILGSAEHMPMDRGTLTLGARFFERKLDIGARARYSAGYSIAGSATGTVSQTGVYPADWKPYTVYDLYGSYRATDELTLRLAMENVTDRAYLVPLGDVLAFTLGRGRTLQGTVEYQF encoded by the coding sequence ATGAGGGTAGGCAGTCGCACTGGAGTTCACGCCGCAGGTCGTTTGGCCCTGGCCATTCATCTGGGCGTAGCAGGGCTGTTGGCGGGAGGTGGTTTATTGCACGCGGCGGAGCCGGTCGGCACTGCCCCGCAGAATGCCCAGCAGCCACGCGAGCTGGATTTCGATATTCCCGCCCAGGCCCTCGGCGGTGCCGTGCTGCTGTTTGCCGAGCAGGCCGGGGTGCAAGTGCTGTTCGACAGCCTGCGCCTGCATGGCTTGCACAGTTCGCCGCTCAAGGGGCACTACGGCGTCGAGGACGGGCTGGCCCGCTTGTTGGGCGGTACGCCGGTGGAGTACCGCTTTACCAGCGAGCGCCAGGTCACCCTGAGCCGGGTGCAAACTGCGCACGATGGCGCCCTGGCCCTGGCCCCCACCACGATTTCCGCCGACCTCGAAGGCCGCCAGAACGACTGGGTATACAACGCGCCGCGCTCGGTGAGCGTGGTCGGCCGCGAGCAGCTTGAGCGCAATCCACCGCGACATGCCGCCGAGATGCTGGAGGAAACCTCCGGCGTGTACTCGGCGGTCAGCCAGCAGGACCCCGGCTTGTCGGTGAACATCCGCGGCCTGCAGGACTACGGCCGGGTCAACATGTCGGTGGACGGCATGCGCCAGAACTATCAGCAAAGTGGCCACCAGCAGCGCAACGGCACTCTCTATGTCGACCCCGAACTGCTCTCCGAAGTGGTGGTGGAGAAGGGCGCCACCTCGACCATGGGCGGCGCCGGGGTGATCGGTGGGATCGCCAACTTTCGCACCCTTGAGGCCCGTGACCTGCTCAAGCCCGACCAGGAGATCGGTGGCCGGATCCGCCTGACCAGCGGCCTCGGCGGCCGCAGCAATGGCACTCACTTCATCGGCAGTTCCGCCTTCGCCATCGGCACCCAAGCCTGGGACATGCTGCTGGCCGCCAGTGAACGACACCTGGGCGACTACCAGCCGGGAACCCGTGGCAGCATCGGCGAATTGCGCACCGGTGCCTGGATGGACCCGGCGATCAATGAGCGGGTGAAGCATTCCAAGGTGGCCTATTCCGCTTCGCTGATGCGCTCGCGCCTGGCCAAGCTGGGGCTCAACCTGCCCCAGGACCAGCGCCTGCAACTGAGCTACCTGACCACCGAGGTGGTCTACGACGACGCCAACATGATGAACACCGAGAACCAGGATCAGCTCTGGGAAAAGCTCGGCAGCAGCAAGGTGCATTCGCAGAACGTCGGCCTCGACTACAGCTACACACCGGACAACCCGCTGATCGATTTCAAGGCCAAGCTCTACTACGTCGACACCAGCAACGACCAGAGCACCCTGACCCGCCGCAGCAGCCCCGGCTATTCGATCACCTACCAGACCGACACCTATGGCGCGCAGGCGCAGAACACGTCGACCTTTGCCCTGGGCGAGCTGTCCACGCTCAAGGCCAACTACGGGCTGGAGTTCTTCTATGACAAGGTCCGCCCCGACTCCAGCCAGCCGGTGCCCAAGGGGTCGGCGGTCAGCGCCTCGCCTGCAGCGAGCATGACCCCCGAGGGCGATCGGGCACTGGGCAGCCTGTTCACGCGGCTGGATTTCGACTATGACGGCTGGCTGAACCTCAATGCCGGGCTGCGCTATGACCGCTACCGCCTGCGCGGCGAAACCGGGATCAACACCCGCACTTTCGTGATCGGCAAGACGCCGCAGCAGGTCTCGGTGCCGGTGGCCTACGACATCGACAATCAGCAAGGGCGCTTCTCGCCGACCTTCGGCTTGTCGGTGAAGCCCGGTGTCGAGTGGCTGCAACTGTTCGCCAGTTATGGCAAGGGCTGGCGGCCACCGGCGGTGACCGAGACCATGATCACCGGCCGGCCCCACGGCGGTGGCGCGGAGAGCACCTTCCCCAACCCATTTCTCAAGCCGGAGCGCTCCACCACCTGGGAAGCGGGGGTCAACCTCTTCAAGGAAAACCTCTGGTTCAACGATGATCGCCTGGGCCTCAAGGTGGCTTACTTCGATACTCGGGTCGACGACTTCATCTACATGGCCATGGGCGTGCAGCCCCCCGGCTACGGTTCCCCCGGCATTGGCAACAGCGCTTACGTCAACGACCTTGGCAGTACCCGCTTCAAGGGCGTGGAGTACCAGCTGGACTATGACGCCGGCCGCGCCTACGGCCAGCTGAACTACACCCACATGATCGGCGACAACGATTTCTGCACGAAGATTGCCTGGCTGGGCGGCGTGACCCAGCCGGTGAAGAGCGGCACCGGGCGTGGTGCGATCGTCACTGGCATGCGTCCCGATGAAGCCGCCAATAACGCCAGCCGCTGCAATGCCGCGATCCTCGGCTCGGCCGAGCACATGCCCATGGACCGCGGCACCCTGACCCTGGGTGCGCGCTTTTTCGAACGCAAGCTGGATATCGGCGCCCGGGCCCGCTACAGCGCCGGCTACTCGATCGCCGGTTCCGCCACCGGCACCGTGAGCCAGACCGGCGTCTACCCGGCTGACTGGAAGCCCTACACCGTCTACGACCTGTATGGCAGCTACCGGGCCACTGACGAATTGACCCTGCGCCTGGCCATGGAAAACGTCACCGACCGCGCCTACCTGGTGCCTCTTGGTGATGTGCTGGCCTTCACCCTCGGCCGCGGCCGGACCCTGCAGGGCACCGTGGAATATCAGTTCTGA
- a CDS encoding heme acquisition protein HasA, translating into MSISISYSATYGGNTVAQYLTDWSAYFGDVNHRPGEVVDGTNTGGFNPGPFDGTQYAIKSSASDAAFVADGNLHYTLFSNPSHTLWGSVDSISLGDTLAGGSGSNYHLVSQEVSFSNLGLDSLKEEGRAGEVHKVVYGLMSGDSSALAGEIDALLKAIDPGLSLNSTFDDLAAAGVAQVTPVAAAAADIGLVGVPGMALDWALAA; encoded by the coding sequence ATGAGCATTTCGATCTCTTACAGCGCTACCTACGGCGGTAATACTGTTGCGCAATACCTGACTGACTGGTCGGCCTACTTCGGTGACGTCAACCACCGTCCCGGCGAAGTGGTCGATGGCACCAACACTGGCGGCTTCAACCCGGGCCCGTTCGACGGCACCCAGTACGCCATCAAGAGCAGCGCCAGCGACGCCGCCTTCGTCGCCGATGGCAACCTGCACTACACCCTGTTCAGCAACCCGAGCCATACCCTGTGGGGTTCGGTGGACAGCATCTCCCTGGGCGACACCCTCGCCGGTGGCTCGGGCAGCAACTATCACCTGGTCAGCCAGGAGGTCAGCTTCAGCAACCTGGGCCTCGACAGCCTGAAGGAAGAAGGGCGTGCAGGCGAAGTGCACAAGGTGGTCTACGGCCTGATGAGCGGTGACAGCTCGGCCCTGGCCGGCGAGATCGATGCCTTGCTCAAGGCGATCGATCCCGGCCTGTCGCTGAACTCGACCTTCGACGACCTGGCCGCCGCCGGCGTGGCCCAAGTCACCCCGGTTGCCGCCGCCGCGGCCGATATCGGCCTGGTGGGCGTACCGGGCATGGCCCTGGACTGGGCCTTGGCCGCCTGA
- the trmA gene encoding tRNA (uridine(54)-C5)-methyltransferase TrmA — protein sequence MTFDAASYNSQLNDKVARLRDLLAPFDAPEPQVFDSPLQNFRLRAEFRLWREAGERHYAMFSQDDKRTPILIEEFPIASQRINQLMPRLKAAWQASAPLSHKLFQVEFLTTLAGDAMITLCYHRPLDEHWHKAASQLAADLNVSVIGRSKGKREVIGQDYVVEQLEVGGRTFSYRQPEGAFTQPNGTVNQKMLNWAFEALGERQDDLLELYCGNGNFTLPLATRVRKVLATEISKTSVNAALSNLSENAVDNVTLVRLSAEELTEALNEVRPFRRLQGVDLKSYEFGSVFVDPPRAGMDPDTCELTRRFDNILYISCNPETLAANIAQLHDSHRITRCALFDQFPWTHHMESGVLLTRR from the coding sequence ATGACTTTTGATGCCGCAAGCTACAACAGCCAGTTGAACGACAAGGTCGCGCGCTTGCGCGACCTGCTGGCCCCCTTCGATGCCCCCGAGCCTCAGGTCTTCGACTCGCCTTTGCAGAACTTCCGCCTGCGCGCCGAATTCCGCCTGTGGCGCGAAGCCGGTGAACGGCACTACGCGATGTTCTCCCAGGACGACAAGCGCACGCCGATCCTGATCGAGGAATTCCCCATCGCCAGCCAGCGCATCAACCAGTTGATGCCCCGACTCAAGGCCGCCTGGCAAGCCAGCGCGCCCCTGAGCCACAAGCTGTTCCAGGTGGAATTCCTCACCACCCTGGCCGGCGACGCGATGATCACCCTGTGCTACCACCGTCCGCTGGACGAGCACTGGCACAAGGCGGCGAGCCAATTGGCCGCCGACCTCAACGTCAGCGTGATCGGCCGCTCCAAGGGCAAGCGCGAAGTCATCGGCCAGGACTACGTGGTGGAACAACTCGAAGTCGGCGGTCGCACCTTCAGCTATCGCCAACCGGAAGGCGCCTTCACCCAGCCCAACGGCACGGTGAATCAGAAGATGCTCAACTGGGCCTTTGAAGCCCTGGGCGAACGCCAGGACGACCTGCTGGAACTGTACTGCGGCAATGGCAACTTCACCCTGCCCCTGGCCACCCGGGTGCGCAAGGTGCTGGCCACCGAGATCAGCAAGACTTCGGTCAATGCCGCCTTGAGCAACCTCAGCGAAAACGCTGTGGATAACGTCACCCTGGTGCGTCTGTCCGCCGAAGAACTGACCGAGGCCCTGAACGAAGTTCGACCGTTCCGCCGTCTGCAGGGCGTGGATCTGAAGAGCTACGAATTCGGCAGCGTGTTCGTCGACCCGCCTCGGGCCGGCATGGACCCGGACACCTGCGAACTGACCCGGCGCTTCGACAACATCCTGTACATCTCCTGCAACCCGGAGACCCTGGCGGCCAACATCGCCCAGTTGCACGACAGCCACCGCATCACCCGCTGCGCGCTGTTCGACCAGTTCCCCTGGACCCACCACATGGAATCCGGGGTGCTGCTGACCCGCCGCTAA
- a CDS encoding NCS2 family permease, producing the protein MLERLFQLKAHNTNVRTEILAGVTTFLAMAYILFVNPSILGETGMDKGAVFVATCLAAAIGSTVMGLIANYPIALAPGMGLNAFFTYTVVLHMGHTWQVALGAVFISAVLFFLLSIFRIREWIINSIPLPLRSAIAAGIGLFLALIALHNAEIVIGNKSTLVGLGDLSKPAPILAALGFALIVALEALKVRGAVLIGILAVTIVSILLGVTPFGGVTSMPPSLAPTFLQLDIKGALDIGLISVIFAFLFVDLFDNSGTLIGVAKRAGLMGKDGHMPKMGRALIADSTAAMAGSLLGTSTTTSYIESAAGVSAGGRTGLTAIVVAIMFLLALFFSPLAASVPAFATAPALLFVAVLMTSGLAEIDWEDITVAAPVVITALAMPFTYSIANGIAFGFIAWTVIKLLSGRARELNAPLVILSILFVIKLGYPA; encoded by the coding sequence ATGCTGGAAAGGCTGTTTCAACTCAAGGCACACAACACCAACGTGCGCACCGAGATTCTTGCGGGCGTCACCACCTTCCTGGCCATGGCCTACATCCTTTTCGTCAACCCGAGCATCCTCGGCGAAACGGGCATGGACAAGGGCGCGGTGTTCGTTGCCACCTGCTTGGCGGCAGCCATCGGCTCCACCGTCATGGGCCTGATCGCCAACTACCCGATCGCCCTGGCGCCGGGCATGGGCCTCAACGCCTTCTTCACCTACACCGTGGTCCTGCACATGGGCCACACCTGGCAAGTGGCGCTGGGTGCGGTGTTCATTTCGGCGGTGCTGTTCTTCCTGTTGTCGATCTTCCGCATCCGCGAATGGATCATCAACAGCATCCCCCTGCCCCTGCGCTCGGCGATTGCCGCCGGTATCGGCCTGTTCCTGGCGCTGATCGCCCTGCATAACGCCGAGATCGTGATTGGCAACAAGTCGACCCTGGTGGGCCTGGGCGACCTGAGCAAACCGGCCCCGATCCTCGCGGCCCTGGGCTTTGCCCTGATCGTCGCCCTGGAAGCCCTGAAAGTGCGCGGCGCCGTGCTGATTGGCATCCTCGCGGTGACCATCGTCTCCATTCTCCTAGGCGTAACCCCGTTCGGCGGCGTGACTTCGATGCCACCGTCCCTGGCCCCGACCTTCCTGCAGCTGGACATCAAGGGCGCCCTGGACATCGGCCTGATCAGCGTGATCTTCGCTTTCCTGTTCGTTGACCTGTTCGACAACTCCGGCACCCTGATCGGTGTAGCCAAGCGCGCCGGCCTGATGGGCAAGGACGGCCACATGCCGAAAATGGGCCGGGCGCTGATCGCCGACAGCACCGCGGCCATGGCCGGTTCCCTGCTGGGCACCTCCACCACCACCAGCTACATCGAATCCGCCGCGGGTGTGAGCGCCGGCGGCCGCACCGGCCTGACCGCCATCGTGGTGGCGATCATGTTCCTGCTGGCGCTGTTCTTCTCGCCATTGGCGGCCAGCGTGCCCGCCTTCGCCACCGCGCCAGCCCTGCTGTTCGTGGCCGTGCTGATGACCTCGGGCCTGGCGGAAATCGACTGGGAAGACATCACCGTCGCCGCTCCCGTGGTGATCACCGCCCTGGCCATGCCTTTCACTTACTCCATCGCCAACGGCATTGCCTTCGGCTTTATCGCCTGGACCGTGATCAAACTGCTGTCGGGCCGCGCCCGTGAGCTGAACGCGCCCCTGGTGATTCTGTCGATCCTGTTCGTGATCAAGCTTGGTTACCCCGCATGA
- a CDS encoding DUF4879 domain-containing protein, translating into MRSTVKMTALALLGAAACWLAAPAMARSAPPLSRVEILKVLSPSCGLEDVSDGRERTECDHNGPNIKVYVLEIGYGREPHVNLDGFEVDGTRSAVCEDGSAYVPCGNSGITVGYIYVFDLAGKQEGTFSFSNTSINAPGNTLSAQIYIR; encoded by the coding sequence ATGCGCAGCACAGTGAAAATGACGGCCCTGGCATTGCTCGGCGCGGCAGCCTGCTGGCTGGCGGCCCCGGCCATGGCGCGCTCGGCACCGCCGCTGAGCCGGGTGGAGATTCTCAAGGTGCTGTCGCCGTCTTGCGGCCTGGAGGATGTTTCCGACGGCCGTGAACGCACCGAGTGCGATCACAACGGGCCGAACATCAAGGTCTATGTGTTGGAGATCGGCTACGGCCGCGAGCCCCATGTGAACCTGGACGGTTTCGAGGTCGACGGCACCCGCTCGGCCGTGTGCGAAGACGGCTCCGCCTATGTGCCCTGTGGCAACTCGGGGATTACCGTGGGCTACATCTATGTGTTCGATCTGGCGGGCAAGCAGGAAGGCACCTTCAGCTTCAGCAACACCTCGATCAACGCGCCGGGCAATACCCTGAGTGCGCAGATCTACATCAGGTAG
- a CDS encoding DJ-1 family glyoxalase III: MTFRALVTLAEGIDDLQSVTLIDVLRRAEVEVLAASVENRRMLTCARGTRLTADAMLVDVLAQRFDLIVLPGGAVGAQHLASHQPLMQLLKDQAAAGRLFAGIAEAPALALQAYGVLRQRRMTCLPSASHQLLGCSFVDQPVVVDGNCITAQGSGAALAFALALVEALCGRGKRAQVAAELLV, translated from the coding sequence ATGACCTTCAGAGCCTTGGTCACCCTTGCCGAAGGCATCGATGATCTGCAAAGCGTGACCCTGATCGATGTACTTCGTCGCGCCGAAGTCGAAGTGCTGGCGGCCAGCGTCGAAAACCGGCGCATGCTCACCTGCGCCCGGGGCACCCGGCTGACCGCCGACGCCATGCTGGTGGATGTACTGGCCCAGCGCTTCGACCTGATTGTGTTGCCCGGCGGCGCGGTAGGTGCCCAGCATTTGGCGAGCCATCAACCCCTGATGCAGCTGCTCAAGGATCAGGCAGCAGCTGGCAGGCTCTTCGCCGGCATTGCCGAAGCACCGGCCTTGGCCTTGCAGGCGTATGGGGTGCTGCGCCAGCGGCGCATGACCTGCCTGCCCAGCGCCAGCCATCAGTTGTTGGGCTGCAGCTTTGTCGACCAGCCGGTGGTGGTGGATGGCAACTGCATTACCGCCCAGGGCTCCGGCGCGGCCCTGGCGTTTGCCCTGGCCCTGGTGGAGGCGCTGTGCGGCCGCGGCAAGCGCGCTCAGGTGGCAGCAGAGTTGCTGGTTTAG
- a CDS encoding HigA family addiction module antitoxin yields MPIHNPPHPGDTLRLDVLPELGISVTELARHIGYARPHLSKVLNGHAPIRAELAVRLERAGIGKAKVWLAVQADYDIWHTEQELQPVIEPIAAHVG; encoded by the coding sequence ATGCCCATCCACAACCCGCCCCATCCCGGTGACACCCTGCGCCTGGATGTCTTGCCTGAGTTGGGCATCAGCGTGACGGAGCTGGCCCGGCATATCGGTTATGCCCGTCCGCATCTGTCCAAGGTGTTGAACGGCCATGCACCAATCCGCGCGGAACTGGCGGTTCGCCTGGAACGTGCCGGAATCGGCAAGGCCAAGGTCTGGCTCGCGGTGCAGGCCGACTACGACATCTGGCACACCGAACAGGAGTTGCAACCGGTGATCGAGCCCATCGCGGCTCATGTCGGCTGA
- a CDS encoding type II toxin-antitoxin system RelE/ParE family toxin, which produces MIKSFQHKGLRAFYETGSTRGIRAEHARRLARQLSFMDHASEPADLNLPGWRLHPLKGDLHGYWSLVVSGNWRVIFRFVGSDIELVDYLDYH; this is translated from the coding sequence ATGATCAAGTCCTTTCAGCACAAAGGCCTGCGCGCCTTCTATGAAACCGGATCGACTCGTGGAATACGGGCTGAGCATGCACGCCGGCTGGCCCGCCAGCTGTCGTTCATGGATCACGCCAGCGAACCGGCAGACCTCAACCTGCCGGGTTGGCGGCTGCACCCACTCAAGGGCGACCTGCACGGCTATTGGTCCTTGGTGGTGTCCGGCAACTGGCGAGTGATCTTTCGTTTCGTAGGTTCGGATATCGAACTGGTCGATTATCTGGACTACCACTGA